A genomic segment from Aegilops tauschii subsp. strangulata cultivar AL8/78 chromosome 1, Aet v6.0, whole genome shotgun sequence encodes:
- the LOC109753069 gene encoding subtilisin-like protease 3, which yields MVSQRKEFVRAFPDHLWRPSITHTPKFLGLEKDAGLWRDTNYGEGVIIGVVDTGIYAAHPSFDDSGIPPPPSKWKGSCHGTAAAHCNNKLIGAKFITVNDSGDVIGHGTHTSSTAAGNFVSGASAQGLGRGTAAGTAPRAHLAMYSMCTLRGCDSVDIIAGIDEAIKDGVDVLSLSLAPIYDVEFSADPVAIGALSAVAKGIVVVAAAGNNGPKSFLANSAPWLLTVAAGSVDRSFETVVQLGNGNHINGEAFNQITNLSSKPKSFPLHLNKHCKSWPGRNVAGKIVICHSTGPMNDTGPSINKTDISAIISAGAAGVVLINRKAAGFTTLLEDYGNVVQVTVADGNNITEYVRTTSKASAKVIYKNTVLGVRPSPTVAAFSSRGPGTFSPGVLKPDILAPGLNVIAAWPPLTMLGSGPFHIKSGTSMSTPHVSGVAALVKSCHPDWSAAAIKSAILTTADIMDSTGGPILDEQHQRATAYAMGAGHVNPTKAVDPGLVYDLGITEYAGYICALLGDQDLAFITRDLRLSCKMLPKIPEAQLNYPTITVPLKTRPFTVHRTVTNVGPSNSIHTLKMEIPKSLTVRVYPETLVFSKAGQKIRYSLTVSSSDSESSNFMEGSLSWVSVTHVVRSPIVVALL from the coding sequence ATGGTGTCCCAGAGGAAAGAGTTTGTGCGGGCGTTTCCAGACCATCTCTGGCGCCCCAGCATTACTCACACTCCCAAGTTTCTCGGACTGGAGAAAGATGCCGGGCTGTGGAGGGACACCAACTATGGCGAAGGAGTCATAATCGGTGTAGTCGACACCGGCATCTATGCGGCGCATCCTTCCTTTGATGACAGTGGCATCCCGCCACCTCCATCAAAGTGGAAGGGTTCATGCCATGGTACTGCTGCTGCCCATTGCAATAACAAATTGATTGGTGCCAAGTTCATCACCGTCAATGACTCTGGAGATGTCATAGGGCATGGGACACATACCTCGTCCACGGCTGCTGGGAACTTTGTCAGTGGTGCCTCGGCACAGGGTCTCGGCAGGGGCACAGCAGCCGGGACTGCTCCACGTGCACATCTGGCCATGTACAGCATGTGTACGCTTCGTGGGTGTGACTCCGTTGACATCATTGCGGGGATAGACGAAGCTATCAAGGATGGGGTTGATGTGCTCTcactctcccttgcccctatttATGATGTTGAGTTCAGTGCAGACCCGGTAGCCATTGGTGCACTCAGTGCAGTAGCAAAGGGCATCGTTGTTGTGGCTGCAGCTGGGAATAATGGACCCAAATCGTTTCTTGCAAATTCTGCACCATGGTTGCTCACAGTTGCAGCTGGCTCAGTGGACCGAAGCTTCGAGACTGTTGTGCAGCTTGGGAACGGCAATCACATCAATGGAGAGGCTTTTAACCAGATTACAAACTTAAGCTCCAAGCCCAAATCTTTTCCTCTGCATTTGAACAAGCATTGCAAGTCATGGCCTGGAAGAAATGTGGCCGGCAAAATTGTGATTTGCCATAGCACAGGACCAATGAATGACACTGGGCCATCAATCAACAAGACCGACATCAGTGCCATCATTAGTGCCGGGGCGGCTGGCGTAGTGCTAATAAACAGGAAAGCTGCCGGTTTCACCACCCTTCTCGAGGACTATGGCAATGTGGTGCAGGTGACTGTGGCTGATGGCAACAATATCACAGAGTATGTGAGGACGACAAGCAAAGCCAGTGCCAAAGTCATATACAAGAACACTGTGCTTGGCGTCCGTCCATCTCCCACGGTCGCGGCATTCTCATCCCGCGGTCCCGGCACGTTCAGCCCCGGTGTGCTAAAGCCAGATATATTGGCACCTGGGCTCAACGTCATTGCTGCATGGCCACCACTCACCATGCTTGGATCTGGGCCATTCCACATTAAATCAGGGACGTCCATGTCGACTCCACATGTCAGTGGTGTCGCTGCGCTTGTCAAGAGCTGCCATCCTGACTGGTCTGCTGCTGCTATCAAGTCAGCCATCCTCACCACTGCTGACATCATGGACAGCACAGGTGGCCCGATCTTGGACGAGCAGCATCAGAGGGCAACCGCGTACGCCATGGGTGCTGGCCATGTCAACCCTACAAAAGCAGTTGATCCAGGCCTTGTGTATGACCTTGGCATTACTGAATATGCCGGCTACATATGTGCTCTACTTGGTGATCAGGACTTGGCATTCATTACGCGTGACCTGAGGTTGTcctgcaaaatgcttcccaagaTACCTGAAGCACAACTCAACTACCCTACCATAACGGTGCCACTCAAGACAAGGCCGTTCACAGTGCACAGAACTGTGACAAACGTGGGCCCATCAAATTCCATACACACACTGAAGATGGAGATTCCCAAATCTCTTACAGTGCGAGTCTACCCAGAGACGCTGGTGTTCTCCAAGGCTGGACAAAAGATTAGATATAGTCTGACGGTGAGCAGCTCTGACAGTGAGAGCTCAAACTTCATGGAGGGAAGTTTGAGCTGGGTCTCAGTGACCCATGTTGTGCGCAGTCCGATCGTTGTTGCACTTTTGTAA